From the Mycoplasmatota bacterium genome, one window contains:
- a CDS encoding sporulation protein Cse60, which yields MGVRVKIFDEEHEEDLETKINDFLEDLDEQQLVDIKYQLSTFYDYKDQIYCYSAMIIYKERKEEEDDE from the coding sequence ATGGGTGTTCGGGTTAAGATCTTCGATGAAGAACATGAGGAAGACCTTGAAACAAAAATTAATGATTTTTTGGAAGATTTAGATGAACAACAATTAGTAGATATTAAATATCAACTCAGTACTTTTTATGATTATAAAGATCAAATTTATTGTTATTCAGCCATGATTATATATAAAGAAAGAAAAGAAGAAGAGGATGATGAATAA
- a CDS encoding Nif3-like dinuclear metal center hexameric protein — protein sequence MNTKTFETTALSFFPKETLAFFDDGTQYGFNQFRNKEIKKIGYSVNVTKDIIKQAINQKVDLLLTHHNIWEDHYELRDDCLKLLEENNLIHFFNHLPLDSMPFGPTGVLANDLDLKVIEKISQFETFYFGVVGEVEKPLTLQELTHKVEKIMNHKVRVWQNNDRLIKRIGIVAGSGSDLESLHDAVHYQCDAFITGEKKLKTLLYAKHNELNFILGSHTFSELGGIRVYAHLIKDKMGDIELVELQDEWIE from the coding sequence GTGAATACAAAAACATTTGAAACTACTGCCTTATCATTTTTTCCTAAGGAGACATTAGCGTTTTTTGATGATGGAACGCAATATGGATTTAATCAATTTAGGAATAAAGAAATTAAAAAAATAGGGTATAGTGTTAATGTAACAAAAGATATTATTAAACAAGCAATTAACCAAAAGGTTGATTTGTTATTAACCCATCATAATATTTGGGAAGACCATTATGAATTAAGAGATGATTGTTTAAAATTATTAGAGGAAAATAATTTAATTCATTTTTTTAACCATTTACCACTTGATAGTATGCCATTTGGGCCAACTGGCGTACTTGCTAATGATTTAGACTTAAAGGTAATTGAGAAAATATCACAATTTGAAACATTCTATTTTGGTGTTGTTGGAGAAGTTGAAAAACCATTGACTTTACAAGAATTAACCCATAAAGTTGAAAAAATAATGAATCATAAAGTAAGAGTTTGGCAAAATAATGATCGATTGATTAAAAGAATAGGGATTGTTGCTGGTAGTGGTAGTGACTTAGAATCTTTACATGATGCAGTACACTATCAATGTGATGCATTTATTACAGGTGAAAAAAAATTAAAAACCTTGTTGTATGCAAAACATAATGAGTTGAATTTTATTTTAGGAAGTCATACATTCTCAGAATTAGGTGGTATTAGAGTTTATGCGCATTTAATTAAAGATAAAATGGGAGATATTGAATTAGTTGAATTACAAGATGAATGGATTGAATAA
- the rsmB gene encoding 16S rRNA (cytosine(967)-C(5))-methyltransferase RsmB, producing MKNVREVALNIINKVLNEGAYSNLILNETIQTIRLNEKDVGLLTELVYGTIQYKTTLDYFLAHFIGEKKIKNEVRNILRMAVYQMVYLDKIPNHAIINEAVNLTKRKYEGKSGFVNAVLRNITRQGVPSLDEIKDEKERLSVETSHPLWLVKMWSKQYDLSTAKKVCELNNIKPYQYARLNLYKDKKENILNRLDKLNIDYELTQIDEGIYLKNENIANTSLFKSGYVNIQDLSSMLVAKVLSPKQGDKVIDVCSAPGGKSTHIAELMKDSGEVIACDIYEHKIKLIEYNKRRLGLKSVQPTLIDATQLTKVFDEGSFDRVLVDVPCSGLGVIRRKPEIKYNKKPTDLDEIIKLQKEIVDESIKLVKKDGTLVYSTCTINKKENEKMVEYILENYPEFELNSAPFEKLNLGNKGYVQLINQIKGADIFFIACFIKKS from the coding sequence ATGAAAAACGTAAGAGAAGTAGCATTAAACATTATTAATAAAGTATTAAATGAAGGGGCTTATAGTAATTTAATATTAAATGAAACCATTCAGACAATCCGATTAAATGAAAAAGATGTTGGATTGTTAACTGAATTAGTTTATGGTACGATTCAGTATAAAACCACATTAGATTATTTTTTAGCCCATTTTATTGGTGAGAAGAAAATTAAAAATGAAGTTCGAAACATCTTAAGAATGGCTGTTTATCAAATGGTATATTTAGATAAAATACCAAATCATGCCATCATTAATGAAGCTGTTAATCTAACAAAGAGAAAGTATGAAGGAAAGTCAGGTTTTGTTAATGCTGTGTTGCGAAACATTACTAGACAAGGTGTCCCAAGTTTAGATGAAATTAAAGATGAGAAAGAGAGACTAAGTGTTGAAACCTCTCACCCTTTATGGCTTGTTAAGATGTGGAGTAAACAGTATGATTTAAGTACAGCAAAAAAGGTTTGTGAACTTAATAATATAAAACCTTATCAGTATGCACGTCTTAATTTATATAAAGATAAAAAAGAAAATATCTTAAATCGATTAGATAAATTAAATATTGATTATGAATTGACTCAAATTGATGAAGGAATCTATTTGAAAAATGAAAATATCGCTAATACTAGTTTATTTAAATCAGGGTATGTAAATATTCAAGATTTAAGTTCAATGCTTGTTGCGAAAGTTTTATCACCTAAACAAGGTGATAAAGTGATTGATGTTTGTAGTGCGCCAGGTGGAAAAAGTACGCATATTGCTGAATTGATGAAAGATTCTGGTGAAGTCATTGCTTGTGATATCTATGAGCATAAAATTAAATTAATCGAATATAATAAAAGACGTTTAGGATTAAAAAGTGTCCAACCAACGCTTATTGATGCAACACAATTAACTAAAGTATTTGATGAAGGTAGTTTTGATCGTGTTTTAGTCGATGTGCCTTGTTCTGGGTTAGGGGTTATACGAAGAAAACCAGAAATTAAATATAATAAAAAACCTACCGACTTAGATGAAATCATTAAACTTCAAAAAGAAATTGTTGATGAATCAATAAAACTGGTTAAAAAAGATGGAACACTTGTATATAGTACTTGTACAATCAATAAAAAAGAAAATGAAAAGATGGTTGAGTATATATTGGAAAATTATCCTGAATTTGAATTAAATTCTGCTCCTTTTGAGAAGTTAAATTTAGGTAATAAAGGTTATGTCCAATTAATTAATCAAATAAAAGGAGCTGATATCTTTTTTATTGCTTGCTTTATAAAAAAATCATAA
- a CDS encoding PH domain-containing protein — MGLFNNTDANEEKIEKIYEKMLAEGEDVIIAYKLVRDLIILTNMRLITIDKQGLTGKKKLIVSYPLFKLCRYQIENSPYFDIDSEVAIWFDGVNEPVKFKLSKGTNVFEFSKHLSTYGLSVH; from the coding sequence ATGGGTTTATTTAATAATACGGATGCCAATGAAGAAAAAATTGAAAAAATATATGAAAAAATGTTAGCAGAAGGAGAAGATGTCATAATCGCATATAAGTTAGTAAGAGATTTAATTATTTTAACAAACATGCGATTAATCACAATTGATAAACAAGGTTTAACAGGTAAAAAGAAATTAATTGTCAGTTATCCATTATTTAAATTGTGTCGTTATCAAATTGAGAATTCACCTTATTTTGATATTGATAGTGAAGTAGCCATTTGGTTTGATGGGGTAAATGAACCAGTAAAATTTAAATTATCGAAGGGGACTAATGTATTTGAATTTTCTAAACATTTAAGTACTTATGGTTTAAGCGTACACTAG
- the ltrA gene encoding group II intron reverse transcriptase/maturase yields the protein MENLLELILSNYNLNEAIARVVKNKGAAGIDGMNVEQGRLHFMKHGDEIKRAIRNRKYKPNPVRRVEIPKPDGGVRLLGIPTVIDRIIQQAINQVLSPIFEKQFSDSSFGFRPNRGCHMAIERSLMYLNDGYKVIVDTDLEKFFDKVNHDKLMQILSLTIKDSDLMSLIRKYLVSGIMINGVVIDSEEGTPQGGPLSPLLSNIMLNELDKELTKRGLRFVRYADDCNIYVKSIRAGQRVMESITNFIEKKLKLKVNQSKSKVDYYNKGIKFLGFGFYYNPRHRQVRIKVHPKSIKRIKEKIKKLTSRRWSISLDYRLLKIKQLITGWVNYYKVADMKWLLMKLDEQIRFRVRMCIWKAWKKIGKRFKSLRKLGASRQKAWEYANSRKSYARIAHSFILTTTITNKRLEHRGLISMTEYYLSVR from the coding sequence ATGGAAAATCTTCTAGAATTAATCTTAAGTAACTACAATTTAAATGAAGCCATCGCTAGAGTAGTGAAGAATAAAGGTGCTGCTGGAATTGATGGGATGAATGTTGAACAAGGAAGATTACATTTTATGAAACATGGTGATGAAATTAAAAGAGCCATAAGAAATAGAAAGTATAAACCTAACCCCGTTAGGAGAGTAGAAATACCAAAACCTGATGGTGGGGTAAGACTACTAGGAATACCAACGGTTATAGATAGAATCATTCAACAAGCCATTAATCAAGTGCTATCACCAATATTTGAGAAACAATTTAGTGACTCTAGTTTTGGATTTAGACCAAATCGAGGTTGTCATATGGCAATTGAGAGAAGTTTAATGTATTTAAATGATGGTTACAAAGTAATAGTTGATACGGATTTAGAGAAATTCTTTGATAAGGTTAACCATGATAAACTCATGCAAATATTATCTTTAACAATTAAAGATAGTGATTTAATGAGTTTGATAAGGAAATATCTAGTTAGTGGTATCATGATAAATGGAGTCGTAATAGATAGTGAGGAAGGAACACCACAAGGAGGACCATTAAGTCCATTATTATCAAATATCATGCTTAATGAACTAGATAAAGAGTTAACTAAAAGAGGATTAAGATTTGTACGATATGCCGATGACTGTAATATATATGTAAAAAGTATACGTGCAGGACAAAGAGTAATGGAGAGTATAACTAACTTTATTGAAAAGAAGTTAAAACTCAAAGTTAATCAGAGTAAAAGCAAAGTAGATTACTATAATAAAGGAATCAAATTTTTAGGCTTTGGCTTTTACTACAATCCCAGGCACAGACAAGTTAGAATCAAAGTACATCCAAAATCAATTAAAAGAATAAAAGAAAAGATTAAGAAATTAACATCTAGAAGATGGAGTATCAGTTTAGATTATCGGTTACTCAAAATAAAACAACTTATAACAGGTTGGGTTAATTATTATAAAGTAGCCGATATGAAATGGTTATTGATGAAATTAGATGAACAAATAAGATTTCGTGTAAGAATGTGTATTTGGAAAGCATGGAAAAAGATTGGGAAACGATTTAAATCCCTAAGGAAACTAGGCGCAAGTCGTCAAAAGGCTTGGGAATACGCAAACAGTAGAAAAAGCTATGCGCGAATCGCACATAGCTTTATCTTAACAACTACGATTACAAATAAAAGATTAGAACATCGTGGTCTAATATCAATGACCGAATATTATTTATCTGTTAGATAA
- the rlmN gene encoding 23S rRNA (adenine(2503)-C(2))-methyltransferase RlmN, which translates to MKDNIYAYTLEELETYFSSIKEKKFRASQVFNWLYHKRVNSFNEMKNLPKNLIEHLEETFDIEVLELDMKQESSDGTVKFLFRVRDEHYIESVLMRHNYGYSVCVSTQIGCKMGCTFCASTIGGVERNLDAGEITCQVLEIQKYLDDKDGRVSSIVIMGSGEPFDNFDYTMKFIEIIKHEKTLNIGARHITLSTSGIVPRIYQFADLNSQVTLAISLHATTNAVRSMIMPINKAYPLEKLIEAIMYYNRVTNRRVSLEFGLLNGVNDTIEEAKRLANLVRPLLCHVNVIPINYVIETNYEKPTQHSIKRFVKALEEEGINATVRREKGSDIDAACGQLRAKKAKKEIVCQKD; encoded by the coding sequence ATGAAAGACAATATTTATGCTTATACATTAGAAGAATTAGAAACTTATTTTTCAAGTATTAAAGAGAAGAAGTTTCGTGCATCACAGGTTTTTAATTGGTTATATCACAAACGGGTTAATTCTTTTAATGAAATGAAAAATTTACCTAAAAATTTAATAGAACATCTAGAAGAAACATTTGATATTGAAGTTTTAGAATTAGATATGAAACAGGAATCAAGTGATGGTACTGTTAAATTTTTATTTAGAGTTCGAGATGAACATTATATAGAATCTGTTTTAATGAGACATAATTATGGATATTCTGTTTGCGTTTCAACCCAAATAGGGTGTAAAATGGGATGCACCTTTTGTGCTTCCACAATTGGAGGGGTAGAAAGGAATTTAGATGCAGGTGAAATCACGTGTCAAGTACTTGAAATACAAAAGTATTTGGATGATAAAGATGGCCGTGTAAGCTCTATTGTCATTATGGGCTCAGGTGAGCCTTTTGATAATTTTGATTACACAATGAAATTTATAGAGATTATTAAGCATGAAAAGACGCTTAATATAGGGGCCCGTCATATTACCTTATCTACTAGTGGAATTGTCCCGAGAATTTATCAGTTTGCTGATTTGAATTCACAAGTTACATTAGCGATTTCTTTACACGCTACAACTAATGCCGTAAGAAGTATGATTATGCCAATAAATAAGGCTTATCCACTTGAAAAGTTAATTGAAGCAATTATGTATTATAATCGTGTGACGAATCGTCGAGTGAGTTTAGAATTTGGATTATTAAATGGCGTAAATGACACAATCGAAGAAGCAAAACGACTTGCGAATTTAGTTAGACCATTATTATGTCATGTTAATGTCATTCCAATAAATTATGTCATTGAAACAAATTATGAAAAACCAACACAACACAGCATCAAACGTTTTGTAAAAGCATTAGAAGAAGAAGGAATTAATGCGACGGTAAGACGGGAAAAAGGATCAGATATCGATGCTGCTTGTGGCCAATTAAGGGCAAAAAAAGCAAAAAAGGAGATTGTATGCCAAAAGGATTAA
- the rsgA gene encoding ribosome small subunit-dependent GTPase A → MPKGLIIKALSGFYYVEEALSKKVYECRGRGVFRNKNITPLVGDNVNFQIEANNQGYVNEIEERKNFLVRPAITNVDQVLLVFSVKSPEFNQPLLDRFLAVIESSFIKPVIILSKMDLITESEIDPFINYYESIGYTIVKTSKYDKESIEKVCNLLENKISVLAGQSGVGKSSLLNAINPQFKLNTDEISKALGRGKHTTRHVELFKVGNGLVADTPGFSSLDFRDLEIDAELLAQSFVDFFELSSDCKFRGCLHIHEPKCAVKAKLEENSVYDNRYLNYKNFHEEIKNQRVIYQKKQ, encoded by the coding sequence ATGCCAAAAGGATTAATTATTAAAGCATTAAGTGGATTTTATTATGTTGAAGAAGCATTGTCAAAAAAAGTGTATGAATGTAGAGGACGCGGTGTATTTCGCAATAAAAATATCACGCCTCTAGTTGGTGATAATGTTAATTTTCAAATTGAGGCTAATAATCAAGGTTATGTTAATGAAATTGAAGAGAGAAAAAATTTTTTAGTTAGACCGGCTATTACCAATGTAGATCAGGTTCTGCTAGTGTTCTCTGTTAAATCTCCCGAATTTAATCAACCCTTATTAGATCGGTTTTTAGCGGTTATTGAAAGTAGTTTTATAAAGCCAGTGATTATTCTTTCCAAAATGGATTTAATCACTGAGTCTGAAATTGATCCATTTATAAATTATTACGAATCAATTGGATATACAATTGTTAAAACTTCTAAATATGACAAAGAATCAATAGAAAAAGTATGTAATTTATTAGAAAATAAAATCAGTGTTTTAGCAGGTCAATCCGGTGTAGGGAAATCTTCTTTGCTTAATGCTATAAATCCCCAGTTTAAGCTAAATACAGATGAAATATCGAAGGCATTAGGTAGAGGTAAACATACAACAAGACATGTTGAATTATTTAAAGTAGGGAATGGACTTGTTGCTGATACACCTGGATTTAGTAGTTTAGATTTTAGAGATTTAGAGATTGATGCAGAATTATTAGCGCAATCATTTGTAGATTTTTTTGAATTGAGTTCAGATTGTAAATTTAGGGGTTGTTTACACATTCATGAACCTAAATGTGCAGTTAAAGCAAAATTAGAAGAAAATAGTGTTTATGACAACCGTTATCTTAACTATAAAAATTTTCATGAAGAAATTAAAAATCAAAGAGTCATCTATCAAAAAAAACAATAG
- a CDS encoding ribulose-phosphate 3-epimerase: MKVAPSILASDFSRLKEEIIDITKNGADYIHLDIMDGHFVPNITFGPGVVKAIRPYSTLPFDVHLMIENPDLYIPEFVKAGADLITVHVEACPHLHRTLQLIKSYNIKAGVVINPHTSVESITSILSICDIILVMSVNPGFGGQSFIENSLDKIKKLKELRDKENYSYLIEVDGGINDQTAKLCKRSGADILVAGSYVFNHENKMEAIDSLK; this comes from the coding sequence ATGAAAGTAGCACCATCAATTTTAGCGTCAGATTTTAGTAGATTGAAAGAAGAAATTATTGATATTACTAAAAATGGGGCTGATTATATCCATCTTGATATTATGGATGGACATTTTGTACCCAATATTACCTTTGGACCAGGTGTTGTAAAGGCTATTAGACCTTATTCAACTCTTCCTTTCGATGTTCATTTAATGATTGAAAACCCTGACCTTTATATTCCTGAATTTGTAAAAGCAGGAGCAGATTTAATTACGGTTCATGTAGAAGCTTGTCCTCATTTACATAGGACATTACAACTAATTAAAAGTTATAATATTAAAGCTGGGGTTGTAATCAATCCTCATACTTCTGTTGAAAGTATTACATCTATTCTATCAATTTGTGACATTATATTAGTCATGTCTGTAAACCCAGGTTTTGGTGGACAAAGTTTCATTGAAAATAGTTTAGACAAAATTAAAAAATTAAAAGAATTAAGAGATAAAGAAAATTATTCTTACCTAATTGAAGTAGATGGTGGAATAAATGATCAAACAGCAAAATTATGCAAACGAAGTGGCGCTGATATTTTAGTGGCAGGGTCATATGTATTTAATCATGAGAATAAGATGGAAGCGATAGATTCTCTTAAATAA
- a CDS encoding thiamine diphosphokinase, which translates to MIINIVAGGPLDIDLVKAHPADLTIGVDYGAYQLINNNMTLDVAFGDFDSINTYQLVELLNTCSKVNKYKKDKDNTDTELAFSYALELKPDVIQLFGVTGKRIDHFLSVLYLFKKVLSCNVKLIIIDEYNKIYIKKPGVHHIKKSEYHYLSFFAYQDEVVNLTLTNFKYKLDNYLLKNQDSLCISNELISDVGIVSFDKGILLIVESRD; encoded by the coding sequence TTGATAATAAATATTGTTGCAGGAGGTCCATTAGATATTGATTTAGTTAAAGCTCATCCAGCTGACCTTACAATCGGTGTTGACTATGGAGCTTATCAACTGATAAATAATAATATGACATTAGATGTTGCTTTTGGTGATTTTGATTCAATTAATACCTATCAATTAGTTGAATTATTAAATACTTGTTCAAAAGTCAATAAATACAAGAAAGATAAAGATAATACAGATACAGAATTAGCGTTTAGTTATGCATTAGAGTTAAAACCAGATGTAATTCAGCTGTTTGGTGTAACTGGTAAAAGAATTGATCATTTTTTAAGTGTACTTTATTTATTTAAGAAAGTTTTAAGCTGTAATGTGAAACTTATTATTATTGATGAATATAATAAAATATATATTAAGAAACCAGGCGTTCATCACATTAAAAAATCAGAATATCACTATTTATCTTTCTTTGCTTATCAAGATGAAGTAGTAAATCTAACGCTAACAAATTTTAAATATAAATTAGATAATTACTTATTAAAAAATCAGGATTCACTATGTATAAGCAATGAATTAATTAGTGATGTGGGAATTGTATCTTTTGATAAGGGAATTTTATTAATTGTCGAAAGTCGTGATTAA
- a CDS encoding stage V sporulation protein M, producing the protein MILKFYIIKLPKFLSVIVTSILRLFKRDK; encoded by the coding sequence ATGATTTTGAAGTTTTATATCATTAAATTACCAAAATTTTTATCTGTAATCGTGACTAGTATTTTACGTTTATTTAAACGTGATAAATAA
- a CDS encoding alpha/beta fold hydrolase has translation MKICYKNIGIILIHGLGGGLSDVEPLSKKLKMLGYTVETPLLRGHTGIKEDMKKVTYQDWINDVENAYLSLKDKCQEIVLIGYSMGGLLSLQVANKFRVKGLITLNTSMFLGNFFNFSKRFIKDLIQFNIYHIKMLYTSIRKLSLKAHLNLKRLSKETKKIIPNINCEILVSQSVSDEVLQYKSVNYLHKNVPCKIKKILFYNKNEVIEDVIVDTVKYIEICS, from the coding sequence ATGAAAATATGTTATAAAAATATCGGGATTATCCTCATTCATGGTTTAGGTGGTGGTCTTAGTGATGTTGAACCTTTATCTAAGAAATTAAAGATGTTAGGTTATACAGTAGAAACACCACTTCTAAGAGGGCACACAGGTATAAAAGAGGATATGAAAAAAGTAACTTATCAAGATTGGATTAATGATGTTGAAAATGCTTATTTATCGCTTAAAGATAAATGTCAAGAAATCGTTTTAATCGGATATTCAATGGGAGGCTTATTATCTTTACAGGTTGCGAATAAGTTTAGAGTAAAAGGTCTTATTACGTTAAATACATCAATGTTTTTAGGGAATTTCTTTAATTTTTCTAAAAGATTTATTAAAGACTTAATTCAATTTAATATTTATCATATCAAGATGTTATACACTTCAATCAGAAAATTATCACTAAAAGCGCATCTTAATCTTAAACGATTATCAAAGGAGACAAAGAAAATAATACCAAATATAAATTGTGAAATTTTAGTAAGTCAATCAGTTAGTGATGAAGTGCTACAATATAAAAGCGTTAATTATTTACATAAGAATGTACCATGTAAAATAAAAAAAATACTGTTTTATAATAAAAATGAAGTGATTGAAGATGTAATTGTTGATACAGTAAAGTACATCGAAATTTGTTCATAA
- the rpmB gene encoding 50S ribosomal protein L28 encodes MARVCFVTGRRTTSGNKRSHALNSTKRTWKANLHKVRILVDGKPKKVYVSARALKSGKVERV; translated from the coding sequence ATGGCTCGTGTATGTTTCGTTACAGGACGTCGTACCACTAGTGGAAATAAACGTTCTCACGCTTTAAACTCTACAAAAAGAACATGGAAAGCTAATTTACATAAAGTTCGAATCTTAGTAGATGGAAAACCAAAAAAAGTATATGTGTCGGCTCGTGCTTTAAAATCAGGTAAAGTAGAACGAGTATAG
- a CDS encoding Asp23/Gls24 family envelope stress response protein, which yields MSIHIESEFGRIDVSTDAISQIAGTAATQCYGVVGMASNNQLKDGLAVILRRENFGKGVAIRSENDLIDIDLFVVLGYGIKISEVSLEIQKKVRYDVEQYFGKKVRSVNVFVQGVRVIDEK from the coding sequence ATGAGTATACATATTGAAAGTGAATTTGGAAGAATTGATGTATCTACTGATGCAATTTCTCAAATCGCAGGCACAGCAGCTACACAGTGTTATGGAGTTGTTGGAATGGCGTCAAACAATCAGCTAAAAGATGGTTTGGCTGTTATTTTGCGTCGTGAAAATTTTGGAAAAGGTGTCGCTATTCGTAGCGAGAATGATTTAATAGACATTGATTTATTTGTAGTTTTAGGCTACGGTATTAAAATATCAGAGGTCTCTTTAGAAATTCAAAAGAAAGTTAGATATGATGTTGAACAATATTTTGGTAAAAAAGTTAGAAGTGTGAATGTTTTCGTACAGGGAGTACGCGTCATTGATGAAAAATAG
- a CDS encoding DAK2 domain-containing protein: MSTFKIDGSLFKQMIINGAVNLDNNSDYIDELNVFPVPDGDTGTNMKLTLNAGAKEIVNLNSNSIAEVAKKLSRGLLMGARGNSGVILSQLFRGFANGVEGHDIADTVIFAKALKKGVETAYKAVMKPVEGTILTVSRESADEVNRMATPEMSFEELLSRLVNEAKRSLKRTPDLLPVLKEVGVVDSGGAGLLVIYEGFKKAINGEILKLDENKDNKNTQSAQAQFNVEDITFSYCTEFIVQLDQEKTKTNPFTEQRLSNFLLTIGDSLVVVQDEDIVKVHVHTNEPGVALNFAQKYGEFLKLKIENMKEQHSTIVSEVNDTMEVKKEVEKKEYGIIAVCSGEGLANIFKEMGCDIIISGGQTMNPSTEDFLKAIKEVNAKNVIILPNNSNIIMAANQAADVTDDVDVKVIPTKTIPQGYSSLLIFNPTADLESNYEVMVEQMNEVKSGQVTYAVRDTQYNGIEILKDDYMGIFEKNIVVSSHDRLDVTLSLLNQMVDEDTEIVTVFYGDDVSEDEVENISEFIESNYKDVELEILEGNQPVYSYIIAIE; this comes from the coding sequence ATGTCAACTTTTAAAATTGACGGCTCTCTATTCAAACAAATGATTATCAATGGAGCTGTTAATCTTGATAATAATTCTGATTATATAGATGAATTAAATGTTTTCCCTGTACCTGACGGGGATACTGGAACAAATATGAAACTTACATTAAATGCGGGCGCAAAAGAGATTGTCAATTTAAATTCAAATTCAATTGCAGAAGTTGCTAAAAAATTATCGCGTGGTTTATTAATGGGAGCACGTGGTAATTCTGGTGTTATTTTATCACAATTATTTAGAGGGTTTGCAAATGGCGTAGAAGGTCATGATATTGCAGATACTGTTATATTCGCAAAAGCATTAAAAAAAGGCGTTGAGACTGCCTATAAAGCAGTCATGAAACCTGTTGAAGGAACCATTTTAACAGTTTCAAGAGAATCAGCAGATGAAGTTAATAGAATGGCTACTCCAGAAATGTCGTTTGAAGAACTTTTATCGAGATTAGTAAATGAAGCTAAACGTTCTTTAAAACGTACACCTGATTTATTACCAGTATTAAAAGAAGTTGGTGTTGTAGATTCAGGAGGAGCAGGTCTTTTGGTTATTTATGAAGGTTTTAAAAAAGCAATTAATGGAGAAATCCTAAAATTAGATGAAAATAAAGACAATAAAAATACCCAAAGTGCACAAGCACAATTTAATGTTGAAGATATCACTTTTAGTTATTGTACAGAATTTATTGTACAATTAGATCAAGAAAAAACTAAAACAAATCCATTTACTGAACAAAGATTATCAAATTTCTTATTAACTATAGGAGATTCTTTAGTTGTTGTTCAAGATGAGGATATTGTTAAAGTGCATGTTCATACAAATGAACCAGGGGTAGCTTTAAACTTTGCTCAAAAATATGGTGAATTCTTAAAATTAAAAATAGAAAATATGAAAGAACAACATAGTACAATTGTATCTGAAGTAAATGATACAATGGAAGTTAAAAAAGAAGTTGAAAAAAAGGAATATGGTATTATAGCTGTATGTTCTGGAGAAGGGCTAGCTAATATCTTTAAAGAAATGGGATGTGACATCATTATATCTGGTGGACAAACCATGAATCCTTCAACTGAAGACTTCTTAAAGGCAATTAAAGAAGTCAATGCAAAAAATGTGATTATCTTACCAAATAACAGTAATATTATTATGGCAGCAAATCAAGCAGCAGATGTTACTGATGATGTTGATGTTAAAGTTATACCAACAAAAACAATTCCGCAAGGATATTCATCATTACTTATTTTTAATCCAACGGCAGATTTAGAATCTAATTACGAAGTGATGGTTGAACAGATGAATGAAGTAAAATCTGGACAAGTAACCTATGCAGTTCGTGATACTCAGTATAATGGGATAGAAATACTTAAAGATGATTATATGGGAATTTTTGAAAAAAATATTGTTGTAAGTAGTCATGATCGATTAGATGTGACGCTTTCACTACTGAATCAAATGGTAGATGAAGATACTGAAATTGTAACTGTCTTCTACGGTGATGATGTAAGTGAAGATGAAGTAGAAAATATTAGTGAATTTATTGAGTCAAACTATAAAGATGTTGAATTAGAAATTTTAGAAGGTAATCAACCAGTTTACTCTTATATTATCGCTATTGAATAA